From a single Stigmatopora nigra isolate UIUO_SnigA chromosome 21, RoL_Snig_1.1, whole genome shotgun sequence genomic region:
- the col11a2 gene encoding collagen alpha-2(XI) chain isoform X4 encodes MDMADGPLRKKRAPRLTSVALAVLLFALCRSSLAQAEPVDVLRALQIPTLPEGVKKVPGFCTSRRSGTPDHAYRISKKAQISAPTKQLFSGRFPENFSIMALVKAQAGLQAFLLSVYSEQGVQQLGVEMGRSPVFLYEDQHGKPAPEDYPLFKGVNLADGKWHRVAISVSKKNVTLLLDCKKKMSRALARGNNAEVDTNGITVFGARLLDEEVFQGDIQQLLIASNAQAAYDFCEHYSPDCDSPLPKTQAQDPNTYKTNGKASAPPTKATPVRAKGTPPKPAKGGSFKVVKAPIPNKAPKSSAKAAKPKAAVKSAAAAATFLSKIKATSAAKAKTTAAPAKKTAGKSVVVKTTISSSDVRVNGKAPVDKSPGAKKAASTKTAGKTAGQLKEVKVDGKSYDKASGEAKAISKKGATSESTTKTKTVVKMEKTSVSAATTQVTKAAKATKAAKAEPTKASKTQVKSSVVSKVKPAAGKSANAALDKSKKVSGTAPPVRPTPPRPTKSKSAADLDVKSAHKAFPPFDKTAPSATGVPEKHHNGYQQGAYRGQKGEKGDPAVLEPGMLIEGPPGPEGPAGPTGPSGNSGPPGSVGDPGERGPPGKAGLPGADGVPGPPGSSVMLPFRFGQSGGDKGPVVSAQEAQAAAILSQARMALKGPPGPMGFTGRHGPLGNPGSPGLKGESGDPGPQGPRGAQGLLGPPGKAGRRGRAGADGARGMPGETGTKGDRGFDGLPGLPGDKGHRGDTGALGPAGPQGEDGERGDDGEVGPRGLPGEAGPRGLLGPKGPPGIPGPPGVRGNDGHLGPKGNLGPQGEPGPPGQQGTSGTQGMPGPQGAMGPPGEKGPTGKPGLPGMPGADGPPGHPGKEGPHGTKGNQGPNGPQGALGYPGPRGIKGEQGIRGLKGHKGEKGEDGFTGVKGDFGVKGERGEIGVSGPRGEDGPEGPKGRVGPPGELGPLGLIGEKGKLGVPGLPGYPGRQGPKGSLGFPGFPGSNGEKGTRGLAGKAGPRGQRGPTGPRGQRGPRGTTGKSGAKGTSGSDGPPGPLGERGLPGPQGANGFPGPKGPPGPPGKDGLPGHPGQRGEVGFQGKMGPPGPPGVVGPQGPSGETGPLGERGHPGSPGPPGEQGLSGPSGKEGTKGDPGPPGGPGKDGPPGLRGFPGERGLPGTPGGGGLKGSEGPPGPPGSAGSPGERGPAGTAGPVGPPGRPGPQGPPGNAGEKGVPGEKGPIGPAGRDGVQGPVGLPGPAGSPGGPGEDGDKGEVGEHGQKGAKGGKGEHGPPGPPGPMGPLGQPGPAGADGELGPRGQQGPFGAKGDEGSRGFPGAPGPIGLQGLPGPAGEKGENGDVGPLGPPGPPGPRGPAGPNGADGPQGPPGGLGNPGASGEKGEPGEAGPPGIGGEPGKKGPRGERGEKGESGQPGTAGAAGGRGRPGDDGPKGNPGPVGFPGDPGPHGEVGPRGADGAKGEQGEDGEQGESGSPGPPGENGPPGPLGKRGPAGTRGAEGRQGEKGTKGDTGALGPPGKTGPVGPQGQPGKTGTEGLRGLPGSVGEQGSPGPAGPKGPPGPVGPSGLLGLRGDPGAKGEKGHPGLIGLIGPSGEQGEKGDRGLPGPHGSNGNKGENGMPGGTGPLGPAGPPGLPGPQGVKGAKGASGSSGPKGERGVTGAPGPPGPAGEVIQPLPIQRSPKSKRSIDASQLLPEFQADMAASDTAGAEFLTAGQGTEEIFGSLDSLRQEIETMRFPVGSQDSPARTCQDLRLSRPELQDGEYWIDPNQGCSRDSFKVFCNFTSGETCLYPKKSIGTVKMSSWENETPGTWYSEFATGEKFYYADSDGEPVGVVQLGFLRLLSVVARQNLTYNCHRSVAWSERSAKNSHQRALRFQGANEEELSYETNPYIKALVDGCSYRKGFDRTVLEINTPQVEHLPLLDIKVSDFGESNQQFGFEVGPVCFQG; translated from the exons ATGGATATGGCCGACGGGCCTTTGCGCAAGAAGCGGGCTCCGCGGCTGACCTCCGTGGCCTTGGCGGTCCTCCTGTTCGCCTTGTGCCGGAGCAGCTTGGCGCAAGCCG aACCGGTGGACGTACTACGAGCCCTGCAGATTCCGACTCTCCCCGAGGGCGTGAAGAAAGTCCCGGGCTTCTGCACATCCCGGCGCTCCGGCACCCCGGACCACGCCTACCGCATCAGCAAGAAAGCGCAGATCTCGGCTCCGACCAAGCAACTCTTTTCAG GACGCTTCCCGGAGAACTTCTCCATCATGGCCCTGGTGAAGGCCCAGGCCGGTCTCCAGGCCTTCCTCCTGTCCGTTTACAGCGAGCAGGGCGTGCAACAGCTGGGCGTGGAGATGGGCCGCTCGCCCGTCTTCCTGTACGAGGACCAGCACGGCAAGCCGGCCCCCGAGGATTACCCGCTTTTCAAGGGCGTCAACCTGGCCGACGGCAA gtggcaccgcgtggcCATTTCGGTGTCCAAGAAAAACGTCACCCTGCTCCTGGACTGCAAGAAGAAGATGAGCCGAGCCCTGGCCCGCGGCAACAACGCCGAGGTGGACACCAACGGCATCACGGTGTTCGGGGCCCGCCTCCTGGACGAGGAGGTCTTCCAG gGAGACATTCAGCAGCTGCTGATCGCTTCCAACGCTCAGGCGGCCTACGACTTCTGCGAGCACTACAGCCCGGACTGCGACTCCCCCCTGCCCAAGACGCAGGCGCAGGACCCCAACACCTAC AAGACAAACGGAAAGGCCAGCGCCCCCCCCACCAAAGCCACTCCGGTCAGAGCCAAAGGCACGCCGCCCAAGCCCGCCAAGGGCGGCTCCTTCAAAGTGGTCAAGGCGCCCATCCCCAACAAGGCCCCCAAGTCCTCGGCCAAAGCGGCTAAACCCAAGGCCGCCGTCaagagcgccgccgccgccgccaccttcTTGTCAAAGATCAAGGCCACCTCGGCCGCTAAGGCCAAGACCACCGCCGCCCCGGCCAAGAAGACCGCCGGGAAGAGCGTGGTGGTGAAAACCACCATCTCTTCGTCCGACGTCAGGGTCAACGGAAAGGCGCCGGTAGACAAGAGCCCGGGCGCAAAGAAAGCCGCGTCAACCAAGACCGCCGGGAAAACCGCCGGCCAGCTCAAAGAAGTCAAGGTGGACGGCAAAAGCTACGACAAAGCTAGCGGCGAGGCCAAAGCCATTAGCAAGAAAGGCGCCACATCGGAAAGCACTACAAAGACCAAAACAGTCGTCAAAATGGAGAAGACTAGCGTGAGCGCGGCGACCACCCAAGTGACCAAAGCCGCCAAGGCCACGAAAGCCGCAAAGGCGGAGCCCACAAAGGCGTCCAAGACTCAAGTCAAATCTTCCGTGGTCTCCAAAGTCAAGCCCGCGGCCGGCAAAAGCGCCAACGCCGCGCTGGACAAGTCCAAGAAGGTCTCCGGCACGGCGCCTCCCGTCCGGCCCACCCCGCCGAGACCCACCAAGTCCAAGTCGGCGGCGGACCTGGACGTGAAGTCGGCGCACAAAGCGTTCCCGCCGTTCGACAAGACGGCGCCGAGCGCCACCGGCGTCCCCGAGAAACACCACAACGGTTACCAACAG GGAGCCTACAGGGGACAGAAGGGTGAGAAAGGAGATCCTGCCGTGCTGGAGCCC GGTATGCTTATCGAGGGACCACCCGGACCTGAAGGACCCGCT GGTCCCACCGGCCCCTCCGGTAACTCCGGTCCTCCCGGTTCTGTGGGTGATCCCGGTGAGAGG GGACCTCCCGGCAAGGCCGGTCTACCCGGTGCCGACGGAGTCCCCGGACCACCCGGATCCTCCGTGATGCTGCCC TTCCGCTTCGGCCAGAGCGGAGGAGATAAAGGACCCGTTGTGTCGGCGCAGGAGGCCCAAGCAGCCGCCATTTTGTCGCAAGCCAGG ATGGCTCTGAAAGGTCCTCCTGGACCCATGGGATTCACCGGACGTCACGGACCTCTG GGAAATCCCGGAAGTCCCGGTCTCAAAGGAGAAAGCGGAGACCCCGGTCCTCAG GGCCCCAGGGGAGCTCAAGGTTTGCTGGGACCTCCAGGCAAAGCAGGGAGGAGA GGCCGCGCCGGAGCCGACGGAGCCCGCGGAATGCCCGGGGAAACCGGCACCAAG GGTGACCGTGGCTTTGACGGTCTTCCTGGCTTACCGGGGGACAAAGGACACAGG GGGGACACCGGAGCGTTGGGACCCGCTGGACCTCAAGGAGAGGACGGCGAGAGG GGCGATGACGGCGAGGTCGGACCCAGAGGTCTCCCCGGAGAAGCA GGACCTCGTGGCTTGCTTGGCCCCAAAGGCCCTCCGGGAATCCCAGGACCTCCT gGAGTTCGAGGAAACGACGGACACCTGGGTCCCAAGGGCAACCTG GGTCCCCAAGGTGAACCCGGACCTCCGGGCCAACAAGGGACGTCGGGAACTCAG GGAATGCCAGGACCTCAAGGTGCCATGGGACCCCCGGGAGAGAAG GGACCCACGGGGAAACCAGGTCTGCCAGGAATGCCCGGAGCCGACGGCCCTCCC GGTCACCCCGGAAAAGAGGGGCCACACGGCACCAAGGGAAACCAG GGCCCTAACGGTCCCCAGGGCGCTCTTGGTTATCCTGGCCCTCGCGGAATCAAG GGGGAGCAAGGAATCCGAGGACTGAAGGGCCACAAGGGAGAGAAG GGAGAAGATGGCTTCACTGGAGTCAAGGGAGACTTTGGGGTCAAAGGAGAGCGG GGAGAGATCGGCGTATCCGGCCCCAGAGGCGAAGACGGCCCAGAGGGACCCAAAGGTCGAGTGGGTCCACCCGGCGAGCTGGGTCCTCTCGGTCTCATCGGAGAAAAG GGCAAACTCGGAGTTCCAGGACTTCCCGGCTACCCCGGAAGACAAGGACCCAAG GGATCTCTGGGATTCCCGGGATTCCCGGGCTCCAACGGCGAGAAAGGAACCAGG GGTCTGGCGGGCAAAGCAGGTCCCAGAGGCCAAAGGGGTCCAACG GGTCCCAGGGGGCAGCGAGGACCGCGAGGCACCACGGGAAAGTCTGGCGCAAAG GGAACTTCGGGCAGTGACGGCCCCCCCGGCCCACTCGGAGAGAGG GGATTGCCCGGACCTCAGGGAGCCAATGGCTTCCCGGGACCAAAGGGACCCCCT GGACCACCAGGAAAGGACGGCCTGCCTGGACACCCCGGCCAGAGAGGAGAAGTT ggtTTCCAAGGAAAGATGGGTCCACCAGGTCCTCCTGGAGTGGTCGGCCCTCAG GGCCCATCTGGAGAGACTGGTCCCTTAGGCGAGCGAGGCCATCCCGGATCACCGGGTCCACCTGGAGAGCAGGGACTTTCCGGGCCATCGGGCAAGGAGGGCACCAAGGGAGATCCGGGCCCCCCTGGGGGTCCAGGTAAAGATGGACCTCCGGGATTGAGAGGTTTCCCCGGAGAGAGAGGACTGCCCGGTACTCCT GGTGGTGGAGGACTAAAGGGAAGCGAAGGACCCCCCGGACCTCCTGGATCTGCC GGATCTCCTGGAGAAAGAGGTCCCGCTGGCACGGCAGGACCTGTCGGGCCCCCCGGTAGACCAGGCCCACAAGGTCCCCCTGGAAACGCTGGAGAGAAGGGGGTTCCT GGCGAGAAAGGCCCAATCGGCCCTGCCGGTCGGGACGGAGTCCAGGGTCCAGTGGGTCTTCCGGGCCCTGCCGGATCCCCCGGGGGACCCGGTGAGGACGGTGATAAG GGTGAGGTTGGTGAACACGGCCAGAAGGGAGCCAAGGGAGGAAAAGGAGAGCAC GGACCTCCTGGTCCACCTGGGCCCATGGGTCCCCTCGGTCAACCTGGTCCTGCT gGTGCCGATGGAGAACTGGGACCGAGGGGCCAGCAGGGGCCTTTTGGTGCCAAAGGAGACGAAGGATCCCGAGGATTCCCCGGAGCACCCGGACCAATTGGACTGCAG GGATTGCCCGGACCAGCGGGCGAGAAGGGAGAGAACGGAGATGTGGGACCTCTG GGACCACCGGGCCCACCAGGACCCCGTGGACCTGCTGGACCAAACGGAGCTGAT GGTCCTCAAGGTCCGCCTGGAGGATTGGGTAATCCTGGAGCTAGTGGAGAGAAG GGAGAGCCTGGAGAAGCCGGGCCACCCGGGATTGGAGGAGAACCTGGAAAGAAG GGTCCTCGCGGGGAGCGTGGAGAGAAGGGAGAGTCTGGACAACCTGGAACCGCCGGCGCTGCCGGAGGGCGAGGACGACCTGGAGATGATGGTCCTAAGGGAAATCCT GGTCCTGTGGGTTTCCCTGGTGATCCCGGTCCCCACGGTGAAGTTGGACCCAGA GGCGCTGATGGCGCCAAAGGAGAACAAGGAGAGGACGGTGAACAGGGAGAATCT GGTTCGCCTGGTCCCCCTGGAGAGAACGGACCTCCTGGCCCTCTGGGAAAGAGG GGTCCTGCTGGGACGCGAGGAGCTGAAGGGCGCCAAGGAGAAAAGGGTACCAAG GGTGACACGGGTGCCCTCGGCCCACCGGGAAAGACCGGTCCCGTCGGTCCTCAGGGCCAGCCGGGAAAAACAGGGACGGAAGGTCTTCGAGGTCTCCCGGGATCAGTG GGCGAGCAAGGCTCTCCCGGCCCGGCCGGACCGAAGGGACCGCCCGGTCCAGTG GGACCTTCGGGTTTGCTGGGTCTGCGAGGAGACCCCGGTGCCAAAGGAGAGAAGGGACATCCCGGTCTTATTGGCCTCATTGGACCTTCAGGAGAGCAGGGAGAGAAGGGCGACCGAGGTCTGCCCGGACCTCACGGATCCAACGGAAACAAGGGAGAGAAT GGAATGCCCGGCGGCACCGGACCCCTTGGCCCTGCTGGTCCTCCTGGTCTTCCT GGTCCTCAAGGAGTCAAAGGAGCAAAGGGTGCTTCT GGAAGCTCTGGTCCTAAAGGAGAAAGGGGCGTTACCGGAGCTCCGGGACCCCCC GGCCCGGCGGGCGAGGTCATCCAGCCTCTTCCCATCCAGAGAAGCCCCAAGTCCAAGCGTTCCATCGACGCCAGCCAGCTGCTCCCAGAATTCCAGGCGGACATGGCCGCCTCCGACACCGCCGGCGCAGAGTTCTTGACGGCCGGCCAAGGCACGGAGGAGATCTTCGGTTCCCTGGACTCACTACGACAGGAGATCGAGACCATGCGTTTCCCCGTGGGAAGCCAGGACAGCCCGGCCAGAACCTGCCAGGATCTGCGCCTCAGCCGGCCCGAGCTCCAAGACG gagagtACTGGATCGACCCCAACCAGGGCTGTTCCAGAGATTCCTTCAAGGTCTTCTGTAACTTCACCAGCGGCGAAACGTGCCTGTATCCCAAGAAGAGCATCGGCACG GTGAAGATGAGTTCGTGGGAAAATGAGACTCCGGGCACCTGGTACAGCGAGTTTGCCACGGGCGAAAAG TTCTACTACGCGGACTCGGACGGTGAGCCCGTGGGTGTGGTCCAGCTGGGATTCCTCCGCCTCCTGAGCGTGGTGGCCCGCCAGAACTTGACCTACAACTGCCATCGCTCCGTGGCTTGGTCCGAGCGGAGCGCCAAGAACAGCCACCAGAGGGCGCTGCGCTTCCAGGGCGCCAACGAGGAGGAGCTGAGCTACGAGACCAACCCGTACATCAAGGCGTTGGTGGACGGATGCTCC TATCGCAAGGGCTTCGACAGGACAGTGTTGGAGATCAACACGCCACAGGTGGAACATCTTCCTCTGCTGGACATCAAAGTGTCAGACTTTGGGGAGAGCAACCAACAGTTTGGATTTGAAGTGGGACCTGTGTGCTTCCAAGGCtaa